A window of the Brassica oleracea var. oleracea cultivar TO1000 chromosome C1, BOL, whole genome shotgun sequence genome harbors these coding sequences:
- the LOC106331486 gene encoding uncharacterized protein LOC106331486 — translation MGDIVTMKVKEGGGPSSLKCPMLTTTNYTVWAMRIKVLLRVHKVWDVVESEPDHGEKNDMAIALIFQSIPETLNLQVGDLDTAKKVCDAIKSRHMGADRVREARLQMLMAEFDRLRMKDTDTIDDFVGKISEISSKSSALGETIEGTKLVKKFLSSLPRKKYIHIVASLEQVLDLKITSFEDIIGRLKTYEEKVAEEE, via the coding sequence ATGGGAGATATTGTTACAATGAAGGTTAAAGAAGGAGGTGGACCTTCTTCATTGAAGTGCCCAATGTTGACAACTACGAATTATACCGTATGGGCTATGCGAATCAAGGTTTTGCTCAGAGTGCATAAGGTATGGGATGTCGTTGAAAGTGAGCCTGATCACGGAGAGAAGAACGATATGGCAATTGCCCTAATCTTCCAATCTATACCTGAGACACTTAACTTACAAGTAGGTGACTTGGATACAGCTAAGAAGGTTTGTGACGCAATCAAATCGAGACATATGGGAGCAGACCGGGTGCGTGAGGCCAGACTACAGATGCTGATGGCCGAATTTGATAGATTACGGATGAAAGATACTGATACGATAGACGATTTCGTAGGCAAAATATCAGAAATTTCATCAAAATCTTCAGCGTTGGGTGAAACTATCGAAGGAACAAAGCTAGTAAAGAAGTTTCTTTCGAGTCTACCTCGAAAGAAATATATACATATTGTGGCATCACTAGAGCAGGTCCTTGACCTTAAGATCACGAGTTTTGAAGACATAATTGGAAGGTTGAAAACATATGAGGAGAAAGTTGCAGAAGAAGAATAA